Proteins co-encoded in one Gadus morhua chromosome 6, gadMor3.0, whole genome shotgun sequence genomic window:
- the bin3 gene encoding bridging integrator 3 gives MSWIPFKIGQPKKQIVSKTVERDFEREYEKLQKLEDQTKKLHKDMKKSTEADIAMSKAAVKISADLLGNPLCEQDQVFLESMTALDTAMRRMDSFNLEKVNQIQKTVIDPLKKYSGVFPSLNMAVKRREQALQDYKRLQSKAEKYEEKEKTGPNMVKLHQAREELRPVREDFEAKNQQLLDEMPKFYQSRIDYFQPSFEALIRAQVVYFTEMHKIFSELTDQIDQGALTDGERERENEAKLAELRALSIVADD, from the exons gATTCCGTTCAAGATTGGCCAGCCCAAGAAGCAGATTGTCTCCAAAACC GTTGAAAGAGACTTTGAGCGTGAATATGAGAAACTACAAAA GCTCGAGGATCAGACGAAGAAACTTCACAAGGACATGAAGAAGAGCACTGAGGCTGATATAG CCATGTCCAAGGCTGCTGTGAAGATCTCTGCAGACCTGCTGGGTAACCCTCTGTGTGAGCAGGACCAGGTCTTCCTGGAGTCCATGACTGCTCTGGATACCGCCATGAGGCGCATGGACTCCTTCAACCTGGAGAAG GTCAACCAGATCCAGAAGACCGTCATCGATCCTCTGAAGAA GTACAGCGGAGTCTTCCCTAGCCTCAACATGGCGGTGAAGCGGCGGGAGCAGGCGCTGCAGGACTACAAGCGGCTGCAGTCCAAGGCGGAGAAGtacgaggagaaggagaagactgGGCCCAACATGGTCAAGCTGCaccag GCCAGGGAGGAGCTGCGGCCGGTCAGGGAGGACTTTGAGGCCAAGAACCAGCAGCTGCTGGACGAGATGCCAAAGTTCTACCAGAGCCGCATCGACTACTTCCAGCCCAGCTTCGAGGCCCTAATCCGGGCCCAG gtGGTGTACTTCACAGAGATGCATAAGATCTTCAGCGAGCTGACGGATCAGATCGACCAGGGCGCGCTGACAGACGgcgagagggagcgggagaacGAGGCCAAGCTGGCCGAGCTGCGGGCCCTCTCCATCGTCGCCGACGactga
- the acsl2 gene encoding long-chain-fatty-acid--CoA ligase 1 isoform X2: MHFQEWFRSVQAGGPGAKAEWEDVWRLLPSFPLSSFSLSSLSPCSLVGLGALASLTAYWLATRPRPTRPPCDLQAQSVAVEGGEPSCRRSALLPDDVLLEFYYQDTRTAYDMFQRGLRVSGGGPCLGFRKPGQPYEWIAYSEVAEQAQVMGSGLLASGCQPNPQQFVGIFAQNRPEWTISELACYTYSMAVVPLYETLGVEAMVHILNLAEISLVICDREEKAAALLENKEQGATPSLSCLVLFSDASAALVERGQRCGVEILQLTQIMELGRQNLQDPIPPKPEDLAVVCFTSGTTGKPKGAMITHGNIASNTSSVIKILEGSFVIGQEDVSISYLPLAHMFERMIQLSMFCHGARVGFYQGDISLLMDDIKTLKPTLFPVVPRLLNRIYDKILGSMTSPLWRALLRYAVRRKQAELSSGVVRNNSFWDRLVFNRIQAGLGGNLRFILTASAPISPTVLSFLRAVLGCLIFEGYGQTECTAGCTFSMPGDWSAGHVGAPLPCAMVKLVDIPEMNYFAKNGEGEICIRGPSVFRGYLKDPERTQEALDPEGWLHSGDVGQWLPNGTLRIVDRKKHIFKLSQGEYIAPEKIENVYMRCVVVLQVFVHGDSLQSHLIGIAVPDPEVFTDWTKERGFVGSYEELCQNPDVQKAVLEDMTAVGKAGGLKSFEQVKALYLHPEMFSVANGLLTPTLKSRRVDLRRVFQEQITRIYGTTPV, from the exons ATGCATTTCCAGGAGTGGTTCCGCTCCGTCCAGGCGGGCGGCCCCGGGGCCAAGGCGGAGTGGGAGGACGTCTGGCGTCTGCTCCCCTCCTTCCCGCTGTCGTCGTTCTCCCTGTCGTCGCTGTCGCCCTGCTCGCTGGTGGGCCTGGGCGCCCTGGCCTCCCTCACCGCCTACTGGCTGGCCACCCGGCCGCGCCCCACCCGGCCGCCCTGCGACCTGCAGGCCCAGTCGGTGGCCGTGGAG GGAGGAGAGCCGAGCTGCCGTCGCTCCGCCCTGCTGCCGGACGACGTGCTGCTGGAGTTTTACTACCAGGACACGCGGACGGCCTACGACATGTTCCAGAGGGGCCTTCGCGTCTCTG GAGGCGGACCCTGTCTTGGTTTCCGGAAACCTGGCCAGCCCTACGAGTGGATAGCCTATAGTGAG gtAGCTGAGCAGGCCCAGGTGATGGGCTCTGGACTGCTGGCCAGCGGCTGCCAGCCGAACCCCCAGCAGTTTGTTGGTATATTCGCCCAGAACCGACCAGAG TGGACCATCTCAGAGCTGGCCTGCTACACGTACTCCATGGCCGTGGTGCCTCTGTACGAAACCCTGGGGGTGGAGGCCATGGTGCATATCCTCAATCTGG CGGAGATCTCGCTGGTGATCTGCGACCGTGAGGAGAAGGCCGCCGCCCTGCTGGAGAACAAGGAGCAGGGCGCCACGCCCAGCCTGTCCTGCCTGGTGCTGTTCAGTGACGCCAGCGCCGCCCTGGTGGAGAGGGGGCAGCGGTGCGGCGTGGAGATCCTGCAGCTGACCCAGATCATG GAACTTGGAAGACAGAACCTGCAGGATCCGATT CCTCCAAAGCCTGAGGACCTGGCTGTGGTCTGCTTCACCAGTGGCACcacag GGAAGCCCAAGGGAGCCATGATCACCCACGGCAACATCGCCTCCAACACGTCCTCTGTCATTAAGATCCTGGAG GGCTCATTTGTGATTGGCCAGGAGGACGTGTCCATCTCCTACCTGCCACTAGCACACATGTTTGAGAGGATGATCCAG ctctCCATGTTCTGCCACGGGGCCCGGGTGGGCTTCTACCAGGGGGACATCTCCCTCCTCATGGACGACATCAAGACCCTGAAGCCCACTCTCTTCCCCGTCGTGCCGCGCCTCCTCAACCGCATCTACGACAAG ATCCTGGGCTCCATGACGTCCCCGCTGTGGCGGGCTCTGCTACGCTACGCGGTCCGCAGGAAGCAGGCGGAGCTCAGCAGCGGCGTGGTGCGCAACAACAGCTTCTGGGACAGGCTGGTGTTCAACCGGATCCAG GCCGGTTTGGGCGGGAACCTGCGGTTCATCCTGACGGCGTCGGCGCCCATCTCGCCCACGGTGCTCTCCTTCCTGCGGGCCGTCCTGGGCTGCCTGATCTTCGAAGGCTACGGCCAGACAGAGTGCACCGCCGGCTGCACCTTCTCAATGCCGGGAGACTGGAGCGCAG GTCACGTCGGAGCTCCCCTGCCGTGTGCGATGGTGAAGCTGGTTGATATCCCGGAGATGAATTACTTCGCCAAGAACGgcgagggagag ATCTGTATCCGGGGCCCCAGCGTGTTCAGGGGCTACCTGAAGGACCCCGAGAGGACCCAGGAGGCGCTGGACCCTGAGGGCTGGCTTCACAGCGGGGATGTGGGCCAGTGGCTCCCA AACGGGACGCTCCGGATCGTCGACCGGAAAAAGCACATCTTCAAGCTGTCCCAGGGCGAGTACATCGCCCCGGAGAAGATCGAGAACGTGTACATGCGCTGCGTTGTGGTGCTGCAGGTGTTCGTCCACGGCGACAGCCTGCAG tcCCATCTCATAGGCATCGCCGTCCCCGACCCGGAGGTGTTCACCGATTGGACCAAGGAGCGAGGCTTCGTGGGCTCGTATGAGGAGCTGTGCCAGAACCCA GATGTGCAGAAGGCTGTGCTGGAGGACATGACAGCTGTGGGGAAGGCAGGAGGCCTCAAGTCCTTCGAGCAG gtGAAGGCTCTGTACTTGCATCCTGAGATGTTCAGCGTGGCGAACGGTCTCCTGACGCCCACGCTGAAGAGCCGGCGTGTGGATCTCCGCCGGGTCTTCCAGGAGCAGATCACAAGGATATACGGCACCACGCCCGTGTAG
- the acsl2 gene encoding long-chain-fatty-acid--CoA ligase 1 isoform X1, producing the protein MLQKLTSAMHFQEWFRSVQAGGPGAKAEWEDVWRLLPSFPLSSFSLSSLSPCSLVGLGALASLTAYWLATRPRPTRPPCDLQAQSVAVEGGEPSCRRSALLPDDVLLEFYYQDTRTAYDMFQRGLRVSGGGPCLGFRKPGQPYEWIAYSEVAEQAQVMGSGLLASGCQPNPQQFVGIFAQNRPEWTISELACYTYSMAVVPLYETLGVEAMVHILNLAEISLVICDREEKAAALLENKEQGATPSLSCLVLFSDASAALVERGQRCGVEILQLTQIMELGRQNLQDPIPPKPEDLAVVCFTSGTTGKPKGAMITHGNIASNTSSVIKILEGSFVIGQEDVSISYLPLAHMFERMIQLSMFCHGARVGFYQGDISLLMDDIKTLKPTLFPVVPRLLNRIYDKILGSMTSPLWRALLRYAVRRKQAELSSGVVRNNSFWDRLVFNRIQAGLGGNLRFILTASAPISPTVLSFLRAVLGCLIFEGYGQTECTAGCTFSMPGDWSAGHVGAPLPCAMVKLVDIPEMNYFAKNGEGEICIRGPSVFRGYLKDPERTQEALDPEGWLHSGDVGQWLPNGTLRIVDRKKHIFKLSQGEYIAPEKIENVYMRCVVVLQVFVHGDSLQSHLIGIAVPDPEVFTDWTKERGFVGSYEELCQNPDVQKAVLEDMTAVGKAGGLKSFEQVKALYLHPEMFSVANGLLTPTLKSRRVDLRRVFQEQITRIYGTTPV; encoded by the exons ATGCTACAAAAGTTAACTTCCG cgATGCATTTCCAGGAGTGGTTCCGCTCCGTCCAGGCGGGCGGCCCCGGGGCCAAGGCGGAGTGGGAGGACGTCTGGCGTCTGCTCCCCTCCTTCCCGCTGTCGTCGTTCTCCCTGTCGTCGCTGTCGCCCTGCTCGCTGGTGGGCCTGGGCGCCCTGGCCTCCCTCACCGCCTACTGGCTGGCCACCCGGCCGCGCCCCACCCGGCCGCCCTGCGACCTGCAGGCCCAGTCGGTGGCCGTGGAG GGAGGAGAGCCGAGCTGCCGTCGCTCCGCCCTGCTGCCGGACGACGTGCTGCTGGAGTTTTACTACCAGGACACGCGGACGGCCTACGACATGTTCCAGAGGGGCCTTCGCGTCTCTG GAGGCGGACCCTGTCTTGGTTTCCGGAAACCTGGCCAGCCCTACGAGTGGATAGCCTATAGTGAG gtAGCTGAGCAGGCCCAGGTGATGGGCTCTGGACTGCTGGCCAGCGGCTGCCAGCCGAACCCCCAGCAGTTTGTTGGTATATTCGCCCAGAACCGACCAGAG TGGACCATCTCAGAGCTGGCCTGCTACACGTACTCCATGGCCGTGGTGCCTCTGTACGAAACCCTGGGGGTGGAGGCCATGGTGCATATCCTCAATCTGG CGGAGATCTCGCTGGTGATCTGCGACCGTGAGGAGAAGGCCGCCGCCCTGCTGGAGAACAAGGAGCAGGGCGCCACGCCCAGCCTGTCCTGCCTGGTGCTGTTCAGTGACGCCAGCGCCGCCCTGGTGGAGAGGGGGCAGCGGTGCGGCGTGGAGATCCTGCAGCTGACCCAGATCATG GAACTTGGAAGACAGAACCTGCAGGATCCGATT CCTCCAAAGCCTGAGGACCTGGCTGTGGTCTGCTTCACCAGTGGCACcacag GGAAGCCCAAGGGAGCCATGATCACCCACGGCAACATCGCCTCCAACACGTCCTCTGTCATTAAGATCCTGGAG GGCTCATTTGTGATTGGCCAGGAGGACGTGTCCATCTCCTACCTGCCACTAGCACACATGTTTGAGAGGATGATCCAG ctctCCATGTTCTGCCACGGGGCCCGGGTGGGCTTCTACCAGGGGGACATCTCCCTCCTCATGGACGACATCAAGACCCTGAAGCCCACTCTCTTCCCCGTCGTGCCGCGCCTCCTCAACCGCATCTACGACAAG ATCCTGGGCTCCATGACGTCCCCGCTGTGGCGGGCTCTGCTACGCTACGCGGTCCGCAGGAAGCAGGCGGAGCTCAGCAGCGGCGTGGTGCGCAACAACAGCTTCTGGGACAGGCTGGTGTTCAACCGGATCCAG GCCGGTTTGGGCGGGAACCTGCGGTTCATCCTGACGGCGTCGGCGCCCATCTCGCCCACGGTGCTCTCCTTCCTGCGGGCCGTCCTGGGCTGCCTGATCTTCGAAGGCTACGGCCAGACAGAGTGCACCGCCGGCTGCACCTTCTCAATGCCGGGAGACTGGAGCGCAG GTCACGTCGGAGCTCCCCTGCCGTGTGCGATGGTGAAGCTGGTTGATATCCCGGAGATGAATTACTTCGCCAAGAACGgcgagggagag ATCTGTATCCGGGGCCCCAGCGTGTTCAGGGGCTACCTGAAGGACCCCGAGAGGACCCAGGAGGCGCTGGACCCTGAGGGCTGGCTTCACAGCGGGGATGTGGGCCAGTGGCTCCCA AACGGGACGCTCCGGATCGTCGACCGGAAAAAGCACATCTTCAAGCTGTCCCAGGGCGAGTACATCGCCCCGGAGAAGATCGAGAACGTGTACATGCGCTGCGTTGTGGTGCTGCAGGTGTTCGTCCACGGCGACAGCCTGCAG tcCCATCTCATAGGCATCGCCGTCCCCGACCCGGAGGTGTTCACCGATTGGACCAAGGAGCGAGGCTTCGTGGGCTCGTATGAGGAGCTGTGCCAGAACCCA GATGTGCAGAAGGCTGTGCTGGAGGACATGACAGCTGTGGGGAAGGCAGGAGGCCTCAAGTCCTTCGAGCAG gtGAAGGCTCTGTACTTGCATCCTGAGATGTTCAGCGTGGCGAACGGTCTCCTGACGCCCACGCTGAAGAGCCGGCGTGTGGATCTCCGCCGGGTCTTCCAGGAGCAGATCACAAGGATATACGGCACCACGCCCGTGTAG